In one Acetobacter sp. genomic region, the following are encoded:
- a CDS encoding glycosyltransferase family 2 protein, protein MQDRLSQAIHSPAEDTPTGSPDITVIVPCYCEVSNVRPLVEALTQALAGRDWEVVFVDDNSPDGTIEAVRELARTNWRVRGLSRIGRRGLSTAVIEGALSSSATYVAVMDGDLQHDETRLGVMLDALASGRCDIAVGSRHVEGGDNSGLANAWRHVLSNGGIALAQMILPVKLGDPMSGFFALRRDLFVRTAPRLSGAGFKILMDLVLSAPVKVRVEEIPCTFRPRLAGESKLDILVMLQFLGLMLDKLFHGWLPIRFLVFAFVGMIGIVVNIAIMNMLRLSGTDFPTAQTVGTFIAMLVNFWLDNTLTYRDRRLKGVRLCGGLFVFLVVCSAGAWANIGIAQLFHEDGQTFDRASATGAVIGVVWNYAVSSTLIWRRK, encoded by the coding sequence ATGCAGGACCGGCTTTCACAAGCGATCCATTCTCCCGCTGAAGACACACCCACCGGAAGTCCCGACATCACGGTTATAGTGCCGTGCTACTGCGAGGTGTCGAACGTCCGGCCTCTGGTCGAGGCGCTGACGCAGGCTCTCGCCGGACGGGACTGGGAGGTCGTTTTTGTCGATGACAATTCGCCCGACGGCACGATAGAGGCTGTCCGGGAACTGGCCCGCACCAACTGGCGCGTGCGGGGTCTCTCACGCATCGGACGGCGCGGGCTGTCCACGGCGGTCATTGAGGGGGCGCTGTCTTCCTCCGCGACCTATGTCGCCGTGATGGATGGCGACCTCCAGCACGATGAAACCCGTCTGGGTGTCATGCTCGACGCGCTGGCGAGCGGACGGTGCGATATTGCCGTTGGCAGCCGTCATGTTGAAGGTGGCGACAATAGTGGTCTGGCCAATGCGTGGCGGCATGTCCTGTCGAACGGTGGCATCGCGCTGGCGCAGATGATCCTGCCGGTGAAGCTGGGCGACCCGATGAGCGGCTTTTTCGCCCTGAGGCGGGATCTGTTCGTCCGTACCGCGCCACGTCTGTCCGGAGCGGGGTTCAAGATTCTGATGGATCTGGTGCTGTCCGCGCCGGTCAAGGTGCGGGTTGAGGAGATTCCCTGCACGTTCAGACCGCGTCTTGCCGGAGAGAGCAAGCTCGACATCCTCGTCATGCTTCAGTTCCTCGGGCTGATGCTCGACAAACTGTTTCACGGCTGGCTGCCGATTCGGTTTCTGGTCTTCGCGTTTGTCGGCATGATTGGCATTGTCGTGAACATCGCCATCATGAATATGCTGCGCCTGTCCGGCACGGACTTTCCGACAGCCCAGACGGTCGGCACCTTCATCGCCATGCTGGTCAATTTCTGGCTCGACAATACGCTGACCTACCGTGACCGCAGGTTGAAAGGCGTCCGTCTGTGCGGTGGCCTGTTCGTGTTTCTTGTCGTGTGCTCCGCCGGTGCGTGGGCCAATATCGGTATCGCCCAGCTCTTCCATGAAGATGGACAGACATTCGACCGGGCCAGCGCAACGGGTGCGGTGATTGGTGTCGTCTGGAACTATGCGGTGTCCTCGACGCTGATCTGGCGCAGGAAGTGA
- the mntR gene encoding manganese-binding transcriptional regulator MntR: protein MKSPRTLKLSPSLPDPTAQSESFRANREARRKVLVEDYVELISDLLEESQEARQVDIAARLGVSQPTVAKMLARLVADGFVVQKPYRGVFLTEAGQEVAEEARARHRIVEAFLRALGVSEDSVLVDAEGIEHYVGDETLAAFKRAIDGGLDVFINTLTARE from the coding sequence TTGAAGTCGCCACGAACACTGAAGCTGTCGCCCTCCCTGCCGGACCCGACCGCGCAGTCAGAGAGTTTCCGGGCGAACCGGGAAGCGCGGCGCAAGGTTCTGGTGGAAGATTATGTCGAGCTGATTTCCGACCTTCTGGAGGAATCGCAGGAGGCCAGACAGGTCGATATCGCGGCGCGTCTGGGCGTCTCCCAGCCGACCGTCGCCAAAATGCTGGCGCGGCTGGTGGCTGACGGTTTTGTCGTCCAGAAACCCTATCGCGGTGTTTTTCTGACCGAAGCCGGACAGGAAGTGGCGGAAGAGGCAAGGGCCCGGCACAGGATTGTCGAGGCGTTTCTGCGCGCTCTGGGCGTGAGCGAAGACAGCGTGCTGGTCGATGCCGAGGGGATCGAACATTATGTCGGGGATGAAACGCTTGCGGCCTTCAAAAGGGCCATTGATGGCGGGTTAGATGTGTTCATCAATACCCTGACAGCGAGAGAATGA
- a CDS encoding Lrp/AsnC family transcriptional regulator has protein sequence MERLVTEAELDAVDRLIIAELQADGRMTNVELARRVGISAPPCLRRVRRLEETGVIRGYHADADANALGWPITLFALIGLDSQKETVLSQFEAMVSSWPEALECHMMRGSTDFLVRLVARNTTQENEMTRRLTEAPHVVRVQTLQTIRTTLSRFPSPEGVGDGKLP, from the coding sequence ATGGAGAGGCTGGTGACGGAAGCGGAACTCGATGCGGTGGACCGGCTGATCATTGCCGAACTGCAGGCGGACGGACGCATGACGAATGTGGAACTGGCCCGCAGGGTGGGCATTTCCGCGCCTCCCTGTCTCCGGCGTGTGCGGCGTCTGGAAGAGACTGGTGTCATCAGGGGTTATCATGCCGATGCTGACGCCAATGCGTTGGGCTGGCCCATCACCCTGTTCGCCCTGATCGGTCTCGACAGCCAGAAGGAAACAGTTCTGTCACAGTTCGAGGCTATGGTGTCGTCCTGGCCGGAAGCGCTGGAGTGCCACATGATGCGAGGCAGCACAGACTTCCTCGTTCGGCTGGTGGCCCGGAACACGACGCAGGAGAATGAGATGACCCGCCGCCTGACAGAGGCTCCCCACGTGGTGCGCGTGCAGACTCTCCAGACAATCCGCACGACGCTTTCACGGTTTCCGTCGCCGGAAGGGGTGGGAGACGGGAAGCTGCCGTGA
- a CDS encoding TonB-dependent receptor, whose product MSPHSARADITDRSSAPDREKTSAHPLSARNKPTNRNPASSSEHIHIIGHMDQARGRIFPALGAVSYGIDEKQIQTTPQGQNATFSQIMLRLPGVVQDSYGEVHVRGEHGGLTYRVNGVLLPEGLNGFGQELDTRIIQSMNLLTGTLPAQFGFRTAGIVDVNTKSGSQLKHNQLSLYGGSYQTFAPSLQLGGHKGNFEYFTTVSYNRNAIGIENPTGSFRPVHDLTEQEKAFGYFSWHPDDVNRLSLLTSASYSDFEIPNTPGLPQLYALDGTGTQSPSVQSRFLRDSQTEQNYYAVVSWQHTQDNLNFQVSPFFRYGRIDYTPDPVRDLVFQGVSEHEVNDFTTGGMQFDLSWNIAKHHTVRAGILGQYTSERLDTNSLVFLTGNEGQQLSATPQRIIDNSGNWSVEAGAYLQDEYKITRSLTLNYGIRYDRFASSFDNEGQLSPRANLVWKPFQNTTFHIGYSRYFAPPSPQYIYPSTLARFADTTNAPASPAGDATKVEKSHYVDIGILQHITPEFQVTVDAFSKWAHDMTDLGQFGRAVILAPFSYRRGHIYGTELGMSWRRGHWSVFGNFSFVKTGAHDINSAQYQFSQEELDYIRHHDIQLDHQGKYTASSGVSWSSTHHMAYVDFIYGNGLRSGFANIDKEPQYAVFNIGYQYTIAPVPLGHAVRLRADVVNLFDRQYQLRNGSGVGVYQAQHGQRRGIYFAAVADF is encoded by the coding sequence ATGTCACCACACAGCGCCCGCGCTGACATCACGGACAGGTCTTCCGCACCGGATCGTGAAAAAACGTCGGCTCATCCACTTTCTGCGAGGAACAAACCCACGAACCGGAACCCTGCCTCCTCTTCAGAGCATATCCACATCATCGGCCATATGGATCAGGCCCGAGGGCGCATTTTCCCCGCGCTCGGGGCAGTCTCCTACGGCATCGACGAAAAACAGATACAGACGACGCCCCAAGGGCAGAACGCGACTTTCAGCCAGATCATGCTGCGTTTGCCGGGCGTAGTGCAGGACAGCTATGGCGAAGTGCATGTGCGTGGCGAGCATGGCGGCCTGACCTATCGCGTCAACGGCGTGCTGCTGCCGGAGGGTCTCAACGGCTTTGGTCAGGAACTCGACACACGCATCATCCAGTCCATGAATCTGCTGACCGGCACCCTGCCCGCCCAGTTCGGTTTCCGCACCGCCGGTATTGTCGACGTCAACACGAAAAGCGGCTCTCAGCTCAAGCATAATCAGCTTTCACTTTATGGCGGCAGCTACCAGACCTTTGCGCCGTCTCTCCAGCTTGGTGGACACAAGGGAAATTTCGAGTATTTCACGACAGTTTCCTACAACCGCAACGCCATCGGCATTGAAAACCCGACCGGTTCCTTCCGGCCTGTGCATGATCTGACCGAGCAGGAAAAAGCATTCGGTTATTTTTCGTGGCATCCCGACGATGTAAACCGCCTGTCACTTCTGACAAGCGCTTCCTACAGTGATTTTGAAATACCCAATACGCCGGGACTGCCACAGCTCTATGCACTTGATGGCACTGGTACCCAGTCCCCCTCTGTTCAGTCACGCTTTCTCAGAGACAGCCAGACGGAGCAGAACTATTACGCCGTCGTGTCCTGGCAGCACACGCAGGATAACCTGAACTTTCAGGTCTCGCCGTTTTTCCGCTACGGACGCATTGATTATACACCCGACCCGGTCCGGGATCTGGTGTTTCAGGGCGTCTCCGAACATGAGGTCAATGACTTTACGACAGGCGGCATGCAGTTCGATCTGTCATGGAATATTGCGAAGCACCACACGGTGCGGGCAGGCATTCTCGGACAGTACACCTCCGAACGGCTTGATACGAATTCTCTTGTTTTTCTGACCGGGAACGAGGGCCAGCAGTTATCCGCGACACCACAACGGATAATCGACAACAGCGGCAACTGGTCCGTGGAAGCTGGAGCCTATCTTCAGGATGAGTATAAGATCACCCGCTCTCTGACATTGAACTATGGCATCCGTTATGATCGGTTCGCCTCCTCGTTCGACAATGAGGGACAGTTGAGCCCACGCGCCAATCTCGTCTGGAAGCCGTTCCAAAACACCACTTTTCATATCGGCTATTCACGCTACTTCGCGCCGCCGTCGCCACAATATATCTATCCCTCGACGTTGGCCCGTTTCGCGGACACGACCAATGCGCCGGCCTCCCCAGCTGGAGATGCGACAAAAGTTGAAAAATCGCATTACGTCGATATTGGTATTCTGCAACACATCACACCGGAATTTCAGGTCACCGTCGATGCGTTCTCCAAGTGGGCGCATGACATGACCGATCTGGGGCAGTTCGGTCGCGCCGTCATTCTGGCGCCCTTCAGCTACCGCCGTGGTCATATTTACGGCACAGAACTCGGCATGTCCTGGCGCAGGGGGCACTGGTCCGTATTCGGAAATTTCTCATTCGTGAAAACAGGCGCGCACGACATCAATTCGGCGCAATATCAGTTTTCTCAGGAAGAACTGGATTACATCCGGCATCATGATATCCAGCTTGACCATCAGGGCAAATATACGGCCAGCAGCGGCGTGTCATGGAGCAGCACGCATCATATGGCCTATGTCGATTTCATTTACGGGAACGGCCTGCGCAGCGGGTTCGCCAATATCGACAAGGAACCGCAATACGCCGTTTTCAACATCGGCTATCAGTACACGATTGCGCCAGTGCCGCTCGGTCATGCTGTCCGGCTGCGCGCCGATGTGGTCAATCTTTTTGACCGGCAATACCAGCTACGAAACGGCAGCGGTGTCGGGGTGTATCAGGCCCAGCACGGACAAAGACGCGGGATCTATTTCGCGGCTGTTGCGGATTTTTAG
- a CDS encoding 2-hydroxyacid dehydrogenase has translation MSLSRTRIVRSVRLPEAVEARIEQDFDAPPSPAEPLNTETLFRLAEETKAEALLVTHHAAIKGEAVNKIPASVRLVATVSVGLDHLDVKAIRARGIAVSNTPDVLTECNADLAMLLILAAARRAAEFTALVRRGWGRDLAMDEMLGMRISGKTLGIVGMGRIGQAVARRARGFGMTVFYNNRRRLAPEFEHGATWVEKLEDMLPRCQIISLHLPGSDETDGMVDQGFLSRLPRGAIFVNAARGRLVNEDALIEALRSGQLAGAGLDVCRNEPYPDPRLLELPNLFMTPHVGSATVETRTEMGMLALDNVAAMAAGKTLVSPVEG, from the coding sequence ATGTCCCTCTCCCGCACCCGTATTGTACGCAGTGTTCGCCTGCCGGAGGCTGTGGAAGCGCGGATTGAACAGGATTTTGATGCGCCACCCTCTCCGGCGGAGCCCCTGAATACGGAGACCTTGTTCAGACTGGCGGAGGAGACGAAGGCGGAAGCTCTGCTCGTGACCCATCATGCGGCGATCAAGGGGGAGGCTGTTAATAAAATTCCGGCCTCGGTGCGTCTGGTTGCAACTGTCAGTGTCGGGCTCGACCATCTCGATGTGAAGGCCATCCGTGCACGCGGCATCGCCGTCTCCAACACGCCTGATGTGTTGACCGAGTGCAACGCCGATCTCGCCATGCTGCTCATTCTGGCGGCTGCCCGGCGCGCCGCTGAATTTACGGCGCTGGTTCGCAGGGGGTGGGGACGTGATCTTGCCATGGATGAAATGCTGGGCATGCGGATCAGCGGCAAGACGCTGGGCATTGTCGGCATGGGACGTATTGGACAGGCCGTTGCGCGCAGGGCACGGGGGTTCGGTATGACCGTGTTTTATAACAATCGGCGGCGTCTGGCTCCTGAGTTTGAACACGGCGCGACATGGGTGGAAAAGCTGGAGGATATGCTGCCGCGCTGTCAGATCATCAGCCTGCATCTGCCCGGCAGCGACGAGACGGATGGCATGGTGGATCAGGGCTTTCTGTCACGTCTCCCCAGAGGAGCGATTTTCGTGAACGCGGCGAGGGGCCGTCTCGTGAATGAGGACGCCCTGATCGAGGCATTGCGGAGTGGTCAGCTTGCCGGGGCAGGACTCGATGTCTGCCGGAATGAGCCGTACCCTGATCCAAGATTGCTGGAGCTTCCCAACCTGTTCATGACGCCGCATGTTGGAAGCGCCACGGTCGAGACACGGACGGAGATGGGTATGCTGGCGCTGGACAATGTGGCGGCGATGGCGGCAGGCAAGACGCTCGTGTCACCCGTGGAGGGGTGA
- a CDS encoding LysR family transcriptional regulator — protein sequence MDWDKLRIFHAVAEAGSFTHAGDVLNLSQSAVSRQISALEEVLQVPLFHRHARGLILTEQGETLNQTVREVFSKLEMTQTLLTESKEKAAGRLRVTTTTGFGSCWLMPRLHRFMAQNSDISITLILEDNDLDLGMREADVAVRMHAPRQPDLIQRHLADFPLSVFASPRYIEQFGQPTSLEDLSSHNLVAFGGYHPPVPHVNWLLEAGMPDGARRTARLEVNSMVAMADAISAGLGIGSVPGYAVAEYPELIKVLPNVEPPKVEAFFVYPEELRSSKRVAVFRDFLTSELGLRS from the coding sequence GTGGACTGGGACAAACTCAGGATATTCCACGCTGTTGCGGAAGCCGGGTCGTTTACCCATGCAGGTGACGTGCTCAACCTCAGCCAGTCTGCTGTTTCGCGCCAGATTTCAGCTCTGGAGGAAGTACTCCAGGTCCCTCTTTTTCATCGTCATGCCCGTGGCCTTATCCTGACCGAACAGGGCGAGACGCTGAATCAGACCGTCAGGGAGGTCTTCTCCAAACTGGAGATGACCCAGACACTGCTGACGGAAAGCAAGGAAAAGGCTGCCGGGCGACTGCGTGTCACCACGACGACAGGATTTGGCAGTTGCTGGCTGATGCCGCGGCTTCACCGCTTCATGGCGCAGAATTCCGATATTTCCATCACGCTGATCCTTGAGGATAACGACCTCGATCTGGGCATGCGTGAGGCCGATGTCGCGGTGCGCATGCACGCGCCGCGTCAACCGGACCTTATCCAGCGGCATCTTGCGGACTTCCCGCTCTCCGTCTTCGCCTCGCCGCGCTACATTGAACAATTCGGCCAGCCCACCTCGCTTGAGGATCTCTCCAGTCACAATCTGGTGGCCTTCGGTGGCTATCACCCCCCGGTTCCGCATGTGAACTGGCTGCTGGAAGCCGGTATGCCCGATGGGGCAAGACGGACGGCACGACTGGAAGTCAACAGCATGGTCGCCATGGCGGACGCCATTTCCGCCGGTCTGGGCATCGGTTCGGTCCCAGGCTACGCGGTCGCGGAATATCCCGAACTGATCAAAGTGCTTCCGAATGTCGAGCCTCCCAAGGTGGAAGCGTTCTTTGTCTATCCGGAAGAACTGCGCAGCTCGAAACGCGTTGCCGTCTTCCGGGACTTCCTGACCAGCGAGCTAGGACTTCGTTCCTGA
- a CDS encoding putative bifunctional diguanylate cyclase/phosphodiesterase, whose product MKEQSVRIPDNDPVEQNIRFFRSAIDEVLIVAITDVNGVITHVNDRFCQISGYSRHELLGHTHRILNSGYHSEDFFRNLYATLRAGEIWRGKICNRAKDGSLYWVATTIIPRKDDQGKNLAYVAYRFDVTPLVEARNRMKHLARQDPLVDALNRIGFSEGLATTLEETGAAEETRLMVRIDLDGFKEVNDIYGHDAGDTVLIEVALRLRTFAGPDAVIGRLGGDEFAIIMDGPDPGAYAEKHLQHLLSAIEVPVVIEETCVSVSASIGYTFFSSATASGQQFLKEADIALLQAKQRGGKSVIAFTPGMGIKAKNHQLLMSQIHLAVERGELEMYYQPIINLSLGRVTACEALLRWHHPELGLLTPVSFPEVFSDFRTGLAIGKFVRQSVIRDLATWIETGDYTGNVTLNVSMADFGTDGLTREFCDLTKAAGVPRDRVQVEITETIFLGATRSDRVRREIFKLSRHGFKIAFDDFGTGYAAISHLRELPLTHIKIDRSFIKNIDQSVRDLKITSGLIRLARSIDMAIIAEGVETVEQLRILNDLGCTACQGYLFAMPVPVTALPDAVENAGTILDDFRRSTRTGLLSGSV is encoded by the coding sequence ATGAAAGAGCAATCCGTTCGTATTCCTGACAACGATCCGGTAGAACAAAATATTCGTTTTTTCCGCTCGGCAATTGACGAGGTTCTCATTGTCGCCATTACCGACGTCAATGGTGTCATTACGCACGTCAATGACCGTTTCTGTCAGATCAGCGGCTATTCAAGGCATGAGCTTCTCGGCCACACCCATAGAATTCTGAACTCCGGCTATCACAGTGAGGATTTCTTCCGGAATCTGTATGCAACCCTCAGAGCAGGAGAAATCTGGCGCGGGAAAATCTGCAACAGAGCGAAAGACGGATCGCTGTACTGGGTCGCCACCACCATCATCCCCCGCAAGGATGATCAAGGAAAAAACCTCGCCTACGTCGCATACCGCTTCGACGTAACGCCTCTGGTCGAAGCCCGGAACAGGATGAAACATCTTGCCCGGCAGGACCCTCTGGTCGATGCGCTGAACCGCATCGGGTTCTCCGAAGGGCTGGCCACGACGCTTGAAGAGACCGGAGCGGCGGAAGAGACCCGCCTGATGGTGCGGATCGATCTCGACGGTTTCAAGGAAGTCAACGATATCTACGGCCATGACGCCGGCGATACGGTGCTGATTGAAGTCGCCCTGCGGCTCAGGACCTTCGCCGGACCCGATGCCGTCATCGGCCGTCTGGGGGGAGACGAATTCGCTATCATCATGGACGGGCCTGATCCGGGCGCATATGCGGAAAAGCACCTCCAGCATCTGCTGAGCGCAATCGAAGTGCCAGTCGTCATCGAGGAAACCTGCGTATCGGTATCGGCCAGTATCGGCTACACGTTTTTCAGCAGCGCCACCGCATCCGGTCAGCAGTTTCTGAAAGAGGCGGATATCGCCCTGCTTCAGGCAAAGCAGAGGGGCGGCAAGAGCGTTATCGCCTTTACGCCGGGCATGGGCATCAAGGCGAAGAACCATCAGTTGCTGATGAGCCAGATTCATCTGGCCGTCGAGCGCGGCGAGCTGGAAATGTACTACCAGCCCATCATCAACCTGTCGCTTGGCCGCGTCACGGCCTGCGAAGCGCTCCTGCGCTGGCATCATCCCGAACTGGGCCTGCTGACCCCCGTTTCCTTCCCTGAAGTCTTCAGCGATTTCCGGACCGGGCTGGCGATCGGAAAATTCGTCCGGCAATCCGTTATCCGGGATCTCGCAACATGGATCGAAACCGGTGACTACACCGGCAATGTGACGCTGAATGTCAGTATGGCGGATTTCGGCACAGATGGTCTCACACGGGAATTCTGTGATCTGACGAAAGCGGCTGGCGTGCCACGCGACAGGGTTCAGGTCGAAATAACGGAAACCATTTTCCTCGGCGCAACACGATCAGACCGGGTGCGCCGGGAGATATTCAAACTCTCGCGGCATGGCTTCAAGATCGCCTTCGACGATTTCGGCACCGGCTATGCGGCGATCAGCCATCTGCGTGAACTGCCGCTGACCCATATCAAGATCGACCGCAGCTTCATCAAGAACATTGATCAGAGCGTACGTGATCTGAAAATCACCTCCGGCCTGATCCGTCTGGCACGCAGCATCGATATGGCGATCATCGCTGAAGGCGTTGAGACCGTTGAACAGTTGCGCATCCTGAATGATCTCGGCTGCACTGCCTGTCAGGGATATCTTTTCGCGATGCCGGTTCCCGTTACGGCGCTGCCTGACGCGGTAGAAAACGCCGGAACCATTCTGGACGATTTCCGGCGGTCCACCCGCACCGGCCTGCTCTCCGGCTCCGTCTGA
- the trxB gene encoding thioredoxin-disulfide reductase, translating to MTINTDLLIIGAGPAGYTAAIYAARANLKPVLVAGMQPGGQLMITTDVENYPGFATAIQGPWLMEQMAAQAEHVGTQIVHDLVTEVDFRNGSPFRITLDGGDVYLARSVIIATGAQAKWLGLPSEKALQGAGVSACATCDGFFFRGKKVAVIGGGNTAVEEALYLTHHASHVTLIHRRDSLRAEKILQDRLAANPKISVVWNSVVADILSTGAPPTVTGVELLNTLNETLSTLDVEGVFVAIGHAPNTGLFHDQLMLDAEGYIVTEAGTTRTSVPGVFAAGDVQDKIYRQAVTAAGTGCMAALDAERHLGGLVSESGQNT from the coding sequence ATGACAATAAACACCGATCTCCTGATCATTGGTGCCGGACCGGCTGGTTACACCGCCGCCATCTACGCCGCACGCGCCAATCTCAAACCTGTTCTGGTCGCCGGCATGCAGCCCGGCGGGCAGTTGATGATCACGACCGACGTGGAAAACTATCCCGGTTTCGCCACCGCCATTCAGGGGCCGTGGCTGATGGAGCAGATGGCGGCGCAGGCCGAGCATGTCGGCACGCAGATTGTTCATGATCTTGTCACAGAAGTCGATTTCCGGAATGGCTCGCCCTTTCGCATCACGCTTGATGGCGGCGACGTCTATCTCGCCCGCAGCGTGATCATCGCGACAGGCGCGCAGGCGAAGTGGCTTGGACTGCCCTCCGAAAAGGCGCTTCAGGGCGCGGGTGTTTCCGCCTGCGCCACCTGCGACGGCTTCTTTTTCCGCGGCAAGAAGGTCGCGGTCATCGGCGGCGGCAATACCGCGGTCGAGGAAGCGCTGTATCTCACGCACCATGCGTCGCACGTCACGCTGATCCATCGGCGCGATTCGCTTCGGGCGGAAAAAATTCTTCAGGACCGGCTGGCAGCCAATCCGAAAATCTCCGTCGTGTGGAATTCGGTTGTGGCCGACATCCTCAGCACGGGCGCTCCGCCGACCGTTACCGGCGTGGAACTGCTCAATACGTTGAACGAGACCCTCAGCACACTGGATGTTGAAGGTGTGTTCGTCGCCATAGGTCATGCGCCGAACACGGGGCTTTTCCATGACCAGCTGATGCTGGACGCGGAAGGCTACATCGTGACCGAAGCAGGCACGACGCGCACATCGGTGCCAGGCGTCTTCGCGGCAGGTGATGTGCAGGACAAGATCTATCGTCAGGCCGTCACCGCAGCCGGGACAGGATGCATGGCCGCGCTTGACGCTGAAAGGCATCTGGGCGGACTCGTTTCGGAATCAGGACAGAATACTTGA
- the aat gene encoding leucyl/phenylalanyl-tRNA--protein transferase: MNDQLELTPELMLGAYSVGLFPMGSSENPDTIDWYDPDPRGVMPLYGFHLPKRLCRTALSDRFTVTSDRDFEGVMRACAAPAPGRETTWISETIVSLFCRLHDMGYGHSIETWHDGRIVGGLYGVALGSAFFGESMFSRETDASKVALVHLVARLRLLGFDLLDTQFGTTHLSQFGGVEIDADDYRARLRRAVRSEQRWTPLSTTEIATEIRQIREETRLAGG; the protein is encoded by the coding sequence ATGAACGACCAGCTCGAACTGACGCCGGAGCTGATGCTCGGAGCCTACTCCGTCGGGCTGTTCCCCATGGGCAGCAGCGAAAATCCTGACACGATCGACTGGTATGATCCCGACCCTCGCGGCGTCATGCCGCTCTATGGCTTTCATCTGCCCAAACGCCTCTGTCGGACCGCGCTGAGCGATCGCTTCACCGTGACATCCGACCGTGATTTTGAAGGCGTCATGCGGGCTTGCGCCGCTCCCGCGCCGGGACGCGAAACGACATGGATCAGCGAAACGATCGTCAGTCTTTTCTGCCGTCTGCACGACATGGGCTACGGCCACAGCATCGAGACCTGGCACGACGGCAGAATCGTCGGCGGGCTCTATGGCGTTGCGCTCGGAAGCGCCTTTTTCGGCGAGAGCATGTTCAGCCGGGAGACGGATGCATCCAAGGTCGCACTGGTGCATCTTGTCGCACGGCTACGTCTTCTGGGCTTTGACCTGTTGGATACCCAGTTCGGCACGACCCATCTTTCACAGTTCGGCGGCGTCGAGATTGACGCGGACGACTACAGGGCCCGCCTGCGCAGGGCCGTGCGGTCCGAACAGCGCTGGACACCTCTCTCGACGACGGAAATTGCCACCGAAATCCGACAGATACGTGAAGAGACCCGTCTCGCGGGTGGTTGA